In Drosophila bipectinata strain 14024-0381.07 chromosome 2R, DbipHiC1v2, whole genome shotgun sequence, one genomic interval encodes:
- the didum gene encoding unconventional myosin-Va isoform X4 has translation MSSEEMLYAQGAKIWVPHTEQVWESATLEESYRKGAGFLKIVTESGSLREVKLKADGSDLPPLRNPAILVGQNDLTTLSYLHEPGVLYNLRVRFCERQIIYTYCGIILVAINPYAEMPLYGPSIIRAYRGHAMGDLEPHIFALAEEAYTKLERENCNLSIIVSGESGAGKTVSAKYAMRYFAAVGGSESETQVERKVLASSPIMEAFGNAKTTRNDNSSRFGKFTKLLFRNQMGVMYLQGATMHTYLLEKSRVVYQAQGERNYHIFYQLCAARAKYPELVLDHQDKFQFLNMGGAPDIDRVSDADQFNETVQAMTVLGFSINQIADIVKILAGILHLGNINVSKKYNEGTEEEDTDSCEIFPNDIHLQITGDLLRLKAEDLRRWLLMRKIESVNEYVLIPNSIEAAEAARDALAKHIYAKLFQYIVGVLNKSLNNGSKQCSFIGVLDIYGFETFEVNSFEQFCINYANEKLQQQFNQHVFKLEQEEYLKEGITWTMIDFYDNQPCIDLIESRLGVLDLLDEECRMPRGSDESWAGKLIGKCSKFPHFEKPRFGTTSFFIKHFSDTVEYDVNGFLEKNRDTVSKELTQVLCESNMQLVKQVMVLEEIDTLSVDSAKASTLGGRVVISAGRKQVVPSKQHKKTVGSQFQESLASLISTLHATTPHYVRCIKPNDDKIAFKWETAKIIQQLRACGVLETVRISAAGFPSRWLYLDFYMRYQLLAHRSKIDKNDMKQSCRNIVTKWIQDEDKYRFGNTQIFFRAGQVAFLEQVRANLRKKYITVVQSVVRRFIHRRRFLRLQMVISGIQRHARGFLARQRVQKMREDRAALILSKYAKGWLCRRRYLRLRHSISGIQTYARGMMARTKFHAMRDHYRAVQIQRFVRGVLARRAYQKRRRDIIICQAAVRRFLARRKFRKMKTEAKTISHMEKKYMGLENKIISMQQRIDELNRDNSNLKHKTSEISVLKMKLELKKNLEGEFKNVKAACQDKDKLIEALNKQLEAERDEKMQLLEENGHAQEEWVSQKQQWLGENEELRRQIDQMIELAKNAEVSQRTQEDRMLAEIDNKELNEAYQRAIKDKEVIENENFTLKEELSRITAGNFSLHGRTASNASSQNEEDVGYASAKNTLDINRPPDLLNKNYSYTDCTSLVVKLRAILEEEKQKHKYLQEQYLKLASRNKPTEDSFRVSELEVENEKLRSEYDQLRTSIKHGVEINELNAQHAALQEEVRRRREECIQLKAVLLQQSQSMRSLEPESLQLRGNDVNELMEAFHSQKLINRQLESELKAITEEHNSKLVEMTQDIERLNNEKEELQKVIFESIDEPEESANMEALRQNDRYLRRELQKAVSQYLIVQEELKLANAKLKAYRQDGGQLEHKLEEEMIRNKANGPTSDVGANVTKQKSQNPQGLMKFHSSDLDKILQRLLNALTPRTVVGLLPGFPAYLIFMCIRYTDLTNADDDVRELLSKFVIQVKKMHRTPHPIENRVIWLVNSITLLNLLKQYGDVEEYVQFNSEKQKQQQLKNFNLFEYRRVILDLIVNLYQALIMQIQGLLDAKIVPAILSNDEIQRGRSAHGMRSRATSIGASSSPEHGGGPAWKQLIGQFEHFYKQFQHFGLDSCYAEQIFRQLLYFVCAVALNYLMLRGDICMWETGMIIRYNLGCIEDWVRSKKMSNDVLLPLAPLNQVSQLLQSRKSEQDVQTICDLCTSLSTAQVLKVMKSYKLDDYESEITNVFLDKLTKELNARQMPASNSDEFTIDQKFIQPFKVVFRYSDIKLEDIDLPSHLNLDEFLEKI, from the exons ATGTCGAGCGAGGAGATGTTGTACGCGCAG GGCGCAAAAATATGGGTGCCGCACACGGAGCAGGTTTGGGAGAGTGCCACCCTGGAGGAGAGCTACCGCAAGGGTGCCGGATTTCTCAAGATTGTCACCGAATCGGGGAGTCTCAGGGAGGTCAAGCTAAAAGCCGACGGCAGCGACCTCCCACCCCTACGTAATCCGGCTATTCTGGTGGGACAGAACGACCTGACCACCCTGTCCTACCTGCATGAGCCGGGGGTGTTGTACAATCTACGTGTCCGCTTTTGCGAGCGTCAGATTATCTACACCTATTGCGGCATCATCCTGGTGGCCATTAACCCATACGCGGAAATGCCGCTGTACGGGCCGAGCATCATACGGGCGTACCGGGGCCACGCCATGGGTGATCTGGAGCCCCACATATTCGCCCTGGCAGAGGAGGCCTACACCAAGCTGGAGCGCGAGAACTGCAATCTAAGCATTATCGTCAGTGGCGAGTCGGGTGCCGGAAAGACTGTTTCCGCCAAGTATGCGATGCGATACTTTGCCGCTGTCGGTGGATCCGAGTCGGAGACGCAAGTCGAGCGCAAGGTGCTGGCATCTTCACCAATCATGGAGGCGTTCGGCAACGCCAAAACAACCCGCAACGACAACAGCTCCCGTTTCGGCAAGTTTACCAAGCTTCTATTCCGCAACCAGATGGGGGTCATGTACCTGCAAGGGGCCACCATGCACACCTATCTGCTGGAAAAGTCGCGTGTGGTGTATCAGGCGCAGGGCGAACGTAACTACCACATATTCTACCAACTTTGCGCAGCGAGGGCTAAATACCCGGAACTGGTGCTGG ATCACCAGGACAAGTTCCAGTTCCTGAACATGGGTGGAGCCCCAGACATTGATCGCGTTTCGGACGCGGACCAATTCAATGAGACGGTGCAAGCAATGACTGTCCTgggattctccataaatcaaATAGCCGACATTGTTAAGATTCTGGCGGGTATTCTCCATCTGGGGAATATCAATGTGTCCAAAAAATACAATGAGGGTaccgaggaggaggacacaGATTCCTGTGAAATTTTC CCTAATGACATCCACCTGCAGATTACCGGCGATCTGCTACGGTTGAAAGCCGAGGATCTGCGTCGGTGGCTATTGATGCGTAAGATAGAGTCGGTCAATGAATATGTGCTGATACCGAACAGCATTGAGGCGGCGGAGGCGGCACGTGACGCCCTGGCCAAGCATATTTATGCGAAGCTATTTCAGTACATCGTGGGTGTGCTGAACAAGAGCCTCAACAACGGTAGCAAGCAGTGCAGCTTCATTGGCGTCCTCGATATCTACGGCTTCGAAACGTTTGAAGTGAACTCGTTCGAGCAGTTTTGCATAAACTATGCGAACGAAAAGCTACAGCAGCAGTTCAACCAGCATGTCTTCAAGTTGGAGCaggaggagtacctcaaaGAGGGTATCACTTGGACGATGATTGACTTTTACGACAACCAACCGTGTATCGATTTGATTGAATCTCGATTGGGTGTGCTGGATCTTCTCGACGAAGAGTGTCGA ATGCCCAGAGGTTCGGACGAAAGCTGGGCGGGAAAACTCATCGGAAAGTGCAGTAAATTTCCGCATTTCGAGAAGCCACGCTTTGGCACCACAA GCTTTTtcataaaacatttttcagaTACGGTTGAGTATGACGTGAACGGATTCTTGGAAAAGAATCGTGACACAGTCTCCAAGGAGCTAACTCAGGTGCTCTGCGAGTCCAATATGCAGCTGGTAAAACAGGTGATGGTTCTAGAGGAGATTGACACCTTGAGTGTGGATTCCGCCAAAGCCTCCACCTTGGGCGGCCGTGTTGTAATCAGTGCTGGTCGTAAACAG GTGGTGCCATCGAAGCAACATAAGAAAACTGTGGGCTCGCAGTTCCAGGAGAGCTTGGCCTCGCTAATCTCAACGTTGCATGCCACAACCCCGCACTATGTGCGTTGCATCAAG CCAAACGACGACAAGATCGCATTCAAATGGGAGACTGCCAAGATAATTCAGCAACTGCGGGCTTGCGGTGTCTTAGAAACAGTGCGCATTTCTGCGGCAGGATTCCCTTCGCGTTGGCTGTATCTGGACTTCTATATGCGCTACCAGCTTCTGGCCCATCGCTCCAAGATAGACAAAAACGATATGAAGCAATCGTGTCGCAACATCGTAACGAAATGGATTCAGGACGAGGACAAGTATCGTTTTGGCAATACCCAAATATTCTTTCGCGCCGGCCAGGTGGCCTTCCTCGAACAGGTGCGGGCCAATCTGCGCAAGAAGTACATAACGGTGGTGCAGTCGGTAGTGAGGCGATTCATTCATCGCCGCCGCTTCTTGCGTCTCCAGATGGTTATTAGTGGAATCCAGCGTCATGCGCGCGGCTTCCTAGCCCGCCAGCGCGTCCAGAAAATGCGTGAGGACCGGGCCGCGCTGATCCTTTCGAAGTATGCCAAAGGATGGCTGTGTCGTCGTCGATATTTGCGCCTGCGCCACTCTATTTCCGGCATACAGACCTATGCTCGCGGCATGATGGCTCGAACCAAGTTCCACGCTATGCGCGATCATTACCGGGCGGTGCAGATCCAACGTTTCGTTCGTGGAGTTCTCGCACGAAGAGCCTACCAGAAGCGTAGGCGAGACATCATCATTTGCCAGGCAGCTGTTCGTCGGTTCCTTGCTCGCCGCAAGTTCAGGAAGATGAAGACCGAGGCGAAGACCATCTCGCACATGGAGAAGAAGTACATGGGCCTGGAAAACAAGATCATCTCTATGCAGCAGCGAATCGATGAACTGAACCGGGACAACAGCAATCTGAAGCATAAGACAAGCGAGATCAGCGTTCTTAA AATGAAACTGGAGTTGAAGAAGAATTTGGAAGGCGAGTTCAAAAACGTGAAAGCAGCCTGCCAAGACAAGGATAAACTGATAGAGGCTCTCAACAAACAACTGGAAGCGGAGCGCGACGAAAAGATGCAGCTGCTAGAAGAAAACGGCCATGCCCAGGAGGAGTGGGTGAGCCAAAAGCAGCAATGGCTTGGAGAGAACGAGGAACTGCGCCGACAAATCGATCAAATGATCGAGCTGGCCAAGAACGCTGAGGTTAGCCAGCGCACGCAGGAGGATCGAATGCTGGCCGAGATCGACAACAAGGAGCTCAACGAGGCCTACCAGCGAGCCATCAAGGACAAGGAAGTCATTGAAAACGAAAACTTCACCTTGAAGGAGGAGTTAAGCCGCATAACGGCCGGAAACTTCAGCTTACATGGGAGGACTGCGAGTAATGCCTCCAGCCAAAATGAGGAGGACGTCGGCTACGCCTCGGCCAAGAACACGCTGGATATAAATCGCCCACCGGATCTGTTGAACAAGAACT ATTCCTACACTGACTGTACCAGTTTGGTTGTAAAGCTGCGCGCTATACTCGAGGAGGAGAAGCAGAAGCACAAGTACTTACAGGAGCAGTACCTTAAGTTGGCCAGCCGTAACAAGCCCACCGAGGACTCATTCCG CGTCTCCGAGCTAGAGGTAGAAAACGAGAAGCTGCGCAGCGAGTACGATCAGCTGCGAACGAGCATTAAACACGGTGTTGAGATCAACGAACTCAATG CTCAGCATGCCGCTCTACAGGAAGAGGTGCGTAGGAGGCGCGAAGAGTGCATCCAGTTGAAGGCAGTGCTGCTGCAGCAAAGCCAGAGCATGCGATCTCTCGAGCCTGAGAGCCTACAACTGCGTGGAAATGATGTCAACGAGCTCATGGAGGCGTTCCATTCTCAGAAATTAATAAATCG ACAACTGGAGTCAGAACTCAAGGCCATAACGGAGGAGCACAACAGCAAGCTGGTGGAGATGACGCAGGACATCGAGCGACTCAACAACGAAAAAGAAGAGCTTCAAAAGGTGATCTTCGAAAGCATCGACGAGCCAGAGGAGTCTGCCAACATGGAAGCTCTCAGGCAGAACGACCGCTACCTGCGACGGGAACTGCAGAAGGCCGTCTCGCAATACCTGATAGTCCAGGAGGAGCTCAAACTGGCCAATGCTAAGCTCAAGGCCTATCGCCAGGATGGTGGTCAACTAGAACACAAGTTGGAAGAAGAAATGATTCGCAACAAGGCGAACGGCCCGACGAGCGACGTTGGCGCCAATGTGACTAAGCAAAAGTCTCAAAACCCACAAGGGCTTATGAAGTTCCATAGTAGCGATTTGGACAAGATCCTCCAGCGCCTCCTAAATGCATTGACACCTCGAACTGTGGTTGGACTCCTCCCCGGTTTCCCTGCGTATCTCATTTTTATGTGCATCCG TTACACTGATCTGACCAATGCCGACGATGACGTTCGCGAACTGTTGAGCAAGTTCGTGATCCAGGTCAAGAAAATGCACAGAACCCCTCATCCTATTGAAAATCGCGTCATTTGGCTCGTTAACTCCATAAC TTTGCTGAATCTCCTAAAGCAGTATGGCGATGTCGAGGAGTATGTCCAGTTCAACAGTGAGaaacagaagcagcagcagttgaAAAACTTTAATCTCTTTGAGTATCGGCGGGTTATCCTCGACCTGATTGTAAATCTGTACCAGGCTCTGATCATGCAGATCCAGGGCCTGCTTGACGCCAAAATAGTGCCGGCAATCCTGAGCAATGATGAAATTCAACGCGGCCGCTCAGCCCACGGAATGCGCAGTAGGGCCACCTCGATTGGAGCCAGCTCCTCACCGGAGCACGGAGGTGGACCAGCGTGGAAGCAACTCATTGGGCAGTTTGAGCACTTTTACAAGCAGTTCCAACACTTCGGTCTGGACAGCTGCTATGCGGAACAAATATTCCGGCAGCTGCTCTACTTTGTGTGTGCCGTGGCCCTAAATTATCTGATGCTTCGTGGGGATATATGCATGTGGGAGACTGGTATGATAATCCGATACAACCTTGGCTGTATCGAGGATTGGGTGCGAAGCAAGAAAATG TCAAATGATGTTCTGCTGCCATTGGCGCCGCTTAACCAAGTATCCCAACTGCTCCAGTCGCGGAAGAGCGAGCAGGATGTCCAAACCATTTGCGATCTGTGCACTTCACTGAGCACCGCACAGGTCTTGAAGGTGATGAAGTCCTACAAACTGGATGACTACGAGAGTGAGATTACAAACGTTTTCCTGGACAAGTTAACCAAGGAACTTAACGCCAGACAAATG CCGGCGAGCAACAGCGACGAATTTACTATCGACCAGAAGTTCATCCAGCCTTTCAAAGTGGTTTTTCGATATAGCGACATAAAACTGGAGGATATTGACCTACCATCGCATCTAAATCTCGACGAGTTTCTTGAAAAAATCTAA
- the didum gene encoding unconventional myosin-Va isoform X3: protein MSSEEMLYAQGAKIWVPHTEQVWESATLEESYRKGAGFLKIVTESGSLREVKLKADGSDLPPLRNPAILVGQNDLTTLSYLHEPGVLYNLRVRFCERQIIYTYCGIILVAINPYAEMPLYGPSIIRAYRGHAMGDLEPHIFALAEEAYTKLERENCNLSIIVSGESGAGKTVSAKYAMRYFAAVGGSESETQVERKVLASSPIMEAFGNAKTTRNDNSSRFGKFTKLLFRNQMGVMYLQGATMHTYLLEKSRVVYQAQGERNYHIFYQLCAARAKYPELVLDHQDKFQFLNMGGAPDIDRVSDADQFNETVQAMTVLGFSINQIADIVKILAGILHLGNINVSKKYNEGTEEEDTDSCEIFPNDIHLQITGDLLRLKAEDLRRWLLMRKIESVNEYVLIPNSIEAAEAARDALAKHIYAKLFQYIVGVLNKSLNNGSKQCSFIGVLDIYGFETFEVNSFEQFCINYANEKLQQQFNQHVFKLEQEEYLKEGITWTMIDFYDNQPCIDLIESRLGVLDLLDEECRMPRGSDESWAGKLIGKCSKFPHFEKPRFGTTSFFIKHFSDTVEYDVNGFLEKNRDTVSKELTQVLCESNMQLVKQVMVLEEIDTLSVDSAKASTLGGRVVISAGRKQQLNETRRRVVPSKQHKKTVGSQFQESLASLISTLHATTPHYVRCIKPNDDKIAFKWETAKIIQQLRACGVLETVRISAAGFPSRWLYLDFYMRYQLLAHRSKIDKNDMKQSCRNIVTKWIQDEDKYRFGNTQIFFRAGQVAFLEQVRANLRKKYITVVQSVVRRFIHRRRFLRLQMVISGIQRHARGFLARQRVQKMREDRAALILSKYAKGWLCRRRYLRLRHSISGIQTYARGMMARTKFHAMRDHYRAVQIQRFVRGVLARRAYQKRRRDIIICQAAVRRFLARRKFRKMKTEAKTISHMEKKYMGLENKIISMQQRIDELNRDNSNLKHKTSEISVLKMKLELKKNLEGEFKNVKAACQDKDKLIEALNKQLEAERDEKMQLLEENGHAQEEWVSQKQQWLGENEELRRQIDQMIELAKNAEVSQRTQEDRMLAEIDNKELNEAYQRAIKDKEVIENENFTLKEELSRITAGNFSLHGRTASNASSQNEEDVGYASAKNTLDINRPPDLLNKNYSYTDCTSLVVKLRAILEEEKQKHKYLQEQYLKLASRNKPTEDSFRVSELEVENEKLRSEYDQLRTSIKHGVEINELNAQHAALQEEVRRRREECIQLKAVLLQQSQSMRSLEPESLQLRGNDVNELMEAFHSQKLINRQLESELKAITEEHNSKLVEMTQDIERLNNEKEELQKVIFESIDEPEESANMEALRQNDRYLRRELQKAVSQYLIVQEELKLANAKLKAYRQDGGQLEHKLEEEMIRNKANGPTSDVGANVTKQKSQNPQGLMKFHSSDLDKILQRLLNALTPRTVVGLLPGFPAYLIFMCIRYTDLTNADDDVRELLSKFVIQVKKMHRTPHPIENRVIWLVNSITLLNLLKQYGDVEEYVQFNSEKQKQQQLKNFNLFEYRRVILDLIVNLYQALIMQIQGLLDAKIVPAILSNDEIQRGRSAHGMRSRATSIGASSSPEHGGGPAWKQLIGQFEHFYKQFQHFGLDSCYAEQIFRQLLYFVCAVALNYLMLRGDICMWETGMIIRYNLGCIEDWVRSKKMSNDVLLPLAPLNQVSQLLQSRKSEQDVQTICDLCTSLSTAQVLKVMKSYKLDDYESEITNVFLDKLTKELNARQMPASNSDEFTIDQKFIQPFKVVFRYSDIKLEDIDLPSHLNLDEFLEKI from the exons ATGTCGAGCGAGGAGATGTTGTACGCGCAG GGCGCAAAAATATGGGTGCCGCACACGGAGCAGGTTTGGGAGAGTGCCACCCTGGAGGAGAGCTACCGCAAGGGTGCCGGATTTCTCAAGATTGTCACCGAATCGGGGAGTCTCAGGGAGGTCAAGCTAAAAGCCGACGGCAGCGACCTCCCACCCCTACGTAATCCGGCTATTCTGGTGGGACAGAACGACCTGACCACCCTGTCCTACCTGCATGAGCCGGGGGTGTTGTACAATCTACGTGTCCGCTTTTGCGAGCGTCAGATTATCTACACCTATTGCGGCATCATCCTGGTGGCCATTAACCCATACGCGGAAATGCCGCTGTACGGGCCGAGCATCATACGGGCGTACCGGGGCCACGCCATGGGTGATCTGGAGCCCCACATATTCGCCCTGGCAGAGGAGGCCTACACCAAGCTGGAGCGCGAGAACTGCAATCTAAGCATTATCGTCAGTGGCGAGTCGGGTGCCGGAAAGACTGTTTCCGCCAAGTATGCGATGCGATACTTTGCCGCTGTCGGTGGATCCGAGTCGGAGACGCAAGTCGAGCGCAAGGTGCTGGCATCTTCACCAATCATGGAGGCGTTCGGCAACGCCAAAACAACCCGCAACGACAACAGCTCCCGTTTCGGCAAGTTTACCAAGCTTCTATTCCGCAACCAGATGGGGGTCATGTACCTGCAAGGGGCCACCATGCACACCTATCTGCTGGAAAAGTCGCGTGTGGTGTATCAGGCGCAGGGCGAACGTAACTACCACATATTCTACCAACTTTGCGCAGCGAGGGCTAAATACCCGGAACTGGTGCTGG ATCACCAGGACAAGTTCCAGTTCCTGAACATGGGTGGAGCCCCAGACATTGATCGCGTTTCGGACGCGGACCAATTCAATGAGACGGTGCAAGCAATGACTGTCCTgggattctccataaatcaaATAGCCGACATTGTTAAGATTCTGGCGGGTATTCTCCATCTGGGGAATATCAATGTGTCCAAAAAATACAATGAGGGTaccgaggaggaggacacaGATTCCTGTGAAATTTTC CCTAATGACATCCACCTGCAGATTACCGGCGATCTGCTACGGTTGAAAGCCGAGGATCTGCGTCGGTGGCTATTGATGCGTAAGATAGAGTCGGTCAATGAATATGTGCTGATACCGAACAGCATTGAGGCGGCGGAGGCGGCACGTGACGCCCTGGCCAAGCATATTTATGCGAAGCTATTTCAGTACATCGTGGGTGTGCTGAACAAGAGCCTCAACAACGGTAGCAAGCAGTGCAGCTTCATTGGCGTCCTCGATATCTACGGCTTCGAAACGTTTGAAGTGAACTCGTTCGAGCAGTTTTGCATAAACTATGCGAACGAAAAGCTACAGCAGCAGTTCAACCAGCATGTCTTCAAGTTGGAGCaggaggagtacctcaaaGAGGGTATCACTTGGACGATGATTGACTTTTACGACAACCAACCGTGTATCGATTTGATTGAATCTCGATTGGGTGTGCTGGATCTTCTCGACGAAGAGTGTCGA ATGCCCAGAGGTTCGGACGAAAGCTGGGCGGGAAAACTCATCGGAAAGTGCAGTAAATTTCCGCATTTCGAGAAGCCACGCTTTGGCACCACAA GCTTTTtcataaaacatttttcagaTACGGTTGAGTATGACGTGAACGGATTCTTGGAAAAGAATCGTGACACAGTCTCCAAGGAGCTAACTCAGGTGCTCTGCGAGTCCAATATGCAGCTGGTAAAACAGGTGATGGTTCTAGAGGAGATTGACACCTTGAGTGTGGATTCCGCCAAAGCCTCCACCTTGGGCGGCCGTGTTGTAATCAGTGCTGGTCGTAAACAG CAATTGAATGAGACACGTCGAAGA GTGGTGCCATCGAAGCAACATAAGAAAACTGTGGGCTCGCAGTTCCAGGAGAGCTTGGCCTCGCTAATCTCAACGTTGCATGCCACAACCCCGCACTATGTGCGTTGCATCAAG CCAAACGACGACAAGATCGCATTCAAATGGGAGACTGCCAAGATAATTCAGCAACTGCGGGCTTGCGGTGTCTTAGAAACAGTGCGCATTTCTGCGGCAGGATTCCCTTCGCGTTGGCTGTATCTGGACTTCTATATGCGCTACCAGCTTCTGGCCCATCGCTCCAAGATAGACAAAAACGATATGAAGCAATCGTGTCGCAACATCGTAACGAAATGGATTCAGGACGAGGACAAGTATCGTTTTGGCAATACCCAAATATTCTTTCGCGCCGGCCAGGTGGCCTTCCTCGAACAGGTGCGGGCCAATCTGCGCAAGAAGTACATAACGGTGGTGCAGTCGGTAGTGAGGCGATTCATTCATCGCCGCCGCTTCTTGCGTCTCCAGATGGTTATTAGTGGAATCCAGCGTCATGCGCGCGGCTTCCTAGCCCGCCAGCGCGTCCAGAAAATGCGTGAGGACCGGGCCGCGCTGATCCTTTCGAAGTATGCCAAAGGATGGCTGTGTCGTCGTCGATATTTGCGCCTGCGCCACTCTATTTCCGGCATACAGACCTATGCTCGCGGCATGATGGCTCGAACCAAGTTCCACGCTATGCGCGATCATTACCGGGCGGTGCAGATCCAACGTTTCGTTCGTGGAGTTCTCGCACGAAGAGCCTACCAGAAGCGTAGGCGAGACATCATCATTTGCCAGGCAGCTGTTCGTCGGTTCCTTGCTCGCCGCAAGTTCAGGAAGATGAAGACCGAGGCGAAGACCATCTCGCACATGGAGAAGAAGTACATGGGCCTGGAAAACAAGATCATCTCTATGCAGCAGCGAATCGATGAACTGAACCGGGACAACAGCAATCTGAAGCATAAGACAAGCGAGATCAGCGTTCTTAA AATGAAACTGGAGTTGAAGAAGAATTTGGAAGGCGAGTTCAAAAACGTGAAAGCAGCCTGCCAAGACAAGGATAAACTGATAGAGGCTCTCAACAAACAACTGGAAGCGGAGCGCGACGAAAAGATGCAGCTGCTAGAAGAAAACGGCCATGCCCAGGAGGAGTGGGTGAGCCAAAAGCAGCAATGGCTTGGAGAGAACGAGGAACTGCGCCGACAAATCGATCAAATGATCGAGCTGGCCAAGAACGCTGAGGTTAGCCAGCGCACGCAGGAGGATCGAATGCTGGCCGAGATCGACAACAAGGAGCTCAACGAGGCCTACCAGCGAGCCATCAAGGACAAGGAAGTCATTGAAAACGAAAACTTCACCTTGAAGGAGGAGTTAAGCCGCATAACGGCCGGAAACTTCAGCTTACATGGGAGGACTGCGAGTAATGCCTCCAGCCAAAATGAGGAGGACGTCGGCTACGCCTCGGCCAAGAACACGCTGGATATAAATCGCCCACCGGATCTGTTGAACAAGAACT ATTCCTACACTGACTGTACCAGTTTGGTTGTAAAGCTGCGCGCTATACTCGAGGAGGAGAAGCAGAAGCACAAGTACTTACAGGAGCAGTACCTTAAGTTGGCCAGCCGTAACAAGCCCACCGAGGACTCATTCCG CGTCTCCGAGCTAGAGGTAGAAAACGAGAAGCTGCGCAGCGAGTACGATCAGCTGCGAACGAGCATTAAACACGGTGTTGAGATCAACGAACTCAATG CTCAGCATGCCGCTCTACAGGAAGAGGTGCGTAGGAGGCGCGAAGAGTGCATCCAGTTGAAGGCAGTGCTGCTGCAGCAAAGCCAGAGCATGCGATCTCTCGAGCCTGAGAGCCTACAACTGCGTGGAAATGATGTCAACGAGCTCATGGAGGCGTTCCATTCTCAGAAATTAATAAATCG ACAACTGGAGTCAGAACTCAAGGCCATAACGGAGGAGCACAACAGCAAGCTGGTGGAGATGACGCAGGACATCGAGCGACTCAACAACGAAAAAGAAGAGCTTCAAAAGGTGATCTTCGAAAGCATCGACGAGCCAGAGGAGTCTGCCAACATGGAAGCTCTCAGGCAGAACGACCGCTACCTGCGACGGGAACTGCAGAAGGCCGTCTCGCAATACCTGATAGTCCAGGAGGAGCTCAAACTGGCCAATGCTAAGCTCAAGGCCTATCGCCAGGATGGTGGTCAACTAGAACACAAGTTGGAAGAAGAAATGATTCGCAACAAGGCGAACGGCCCGACGAGCGACGTTGGCGCCAATGTGACTAAGCAAAAGTCTCAAAACCCACAAGGGCTTATGAAGTTCCATAGTAGCGATTTGGACAAGATCCTCCAGCGCCTCCTAAATGCATTGACACCTCGAACTGTGGTTGGACTCCTCCCCGGTTTCCCTGCGTATCTCATTTTTATGTGCATCCG TTACACTGATCTGACCAATGCCGACGATGACGTTCGCGAACTGTTGAGCAAGTTCGTGATCCAGGTCAAGAAAATGCACAGAACCCCTCATCCTATTGAAAATCGCGTCATTTGGCTCGTTAACTCCATAAC TTTGCTGAATCTCCTAAAGCAGTATGGCGATGTCGAGGAGTATGTCCAGTTCAACAGTGAGaaacagaagcagcagcagttgaAAAACTTTAATCTCTTTGAGTATCGGCGGGTTATCCTCGACCTGATTGTAAATCTGTACCAGGCTCTGATCATGCAGATCCAGGGCCTGCTTGACGCCAAAATAGTGCCGGCAATCCTGAGCAATGATGAAATTCAACGCGGCCGCTCAGCCCACGGAATGCGCAGTAGGGCCACCTCGATTGGAGCCAGCTCCTCACCGGAGCACGGAGGTGGACCAGCGTGGAAGCAACTCATTGGGCAGTTTGAGCACTTTTACAAGCAGTTCCAACACTTCGGTCTGGACAGCTGCTATGCGGAACAAATATTCCGGCAGCTGCTCTACTTTGTGTGTGCCGTGGCCCTAAATTATCTGATGCTTCGTGGGGATATATGCATGTGGGAGACTGGTATGATAATCCGATACAACCTTGGCTGTATCGAGGATTGGGTGCGAAGCAAGAAAATG TCAAATGATGTTCTGCTGCCATTGGCGCCGCTTAACCAAGTATCCCAACTGCTCCAGTCGCGGAAGAGCGAGCAGGATGTCCAAACCATTTGCGATCTGTGCACTTCACTGAGCACCGCACAGGTCTTGAAGGTGATGAAGTCCTACAAACTGGATGACTACGAGAGTGAGATTACAAACGTTTTCCTGGACAAGTTAACCAAGGAACTTAACGCCAGACAAATG CCGGCGAGCAACAGCGACGAATTTACTATCGACCAGAAGTTCATCCAGCCTTTCAAAGTGGTTTTTCGATATAGCGACATAAAACTGGAGGATATTGACCTACCATCGCATCTAAATCTCGACGAGTTTCTTGAAAAAATCTAA